Proteins from one Bactrocera neohumeralis isolate Rockhampton chromosome 3, APGP_CSIRO_Bneo_wtdbg2-racon-allhic-juicebox.fasta_v2, whole genome shotgun sequence genomic window:
- the LOC126753609 gene encoding uncharacterized protein LOC126753609 isoform X11, producing the protein MNKRTFSNLLSKEKASFNASVAKFRKLNEFSNISKSDPSRRAVSKFLFCDVPDNSKETLSNFEIEDELEYGSDQEFLAESPSSDPIDAKQRDGEEMSCFCIDEPHSQLMATQLEPNKNANTAMVLQKILETLGRVESRQGEMIKRLSAVENALTEKMPERAEVQAQSQLLRECKVLSAKTHRSVSRITGDVVSEEQLLLQSLLPMSSEETVLKVEEYLADKAHTDAMATIILDLKSKKGSIEKVLRSLFSDKLIWLYNCDGKAGKRPLTKLKTVDLTLAAFASMHIHKTSIIRRYVSLSHNRYKHFRRYMENALTEKMPERAEVQAQSQSLRECKVPTVKTHRSVSRITGDVLGEKQLNVENALTEKMPERAEVQAQSQLLRECKVPSVTTHCSVSRITGDVLGEEQLNVENALTEKMPERAEVQAQSQLLRECKVPSEKTHRSVNRITDDVVSEQQLLLQSLLPMSSEETVLKVEEYLADKAHADAMTAIILDLKSTKGSIEMVLRTLFTDELMWLYNCDGKAGKRALTKLKTVDLTLAAFASMDINKTKVIRRYVNLSHNRYKHIRRSIRRSNVFYDLSD; encoded by the exons atgAACAAAAGGACATTTTCAAACCTTTTGAGTAAGGAGAAGGCAAGTTTTAATGCTTCAGTTGCGAAGTTTCGCAAACTCAATGAATTtagtaatatttcaaaaagcgATCCAAGCCGGAGAGCGGTTTCTAAATTCTTATTCTGTGATGTACCAGATAATTCTAAAGAAactttaagtaattttgaaattgaagatGAATTGGAGTATGGTAGTGATCAGGAATTTTTGGCGGAATCCCCCTCCTCGGATCCTATTGATGCCAAACAGCGAGATG GAGAAGAAATGAGCTGTTTTTGCATCGACGAACCCCATTCTCAGCTTATGGCTACACAACTCGAAcccaataaaaatgcaaatactgCGATGGtactgcaaaaaattttggagaCCCTTGGTAGGGTGGAATCTCGGCAAGGGGAAATGATAAAACGACTTTCAGCTGTGGAAAACGCTCTTACTGAAAag atgCCCGAACGTGCTGAGGTGCAAGCGCAAAGCCAATTGTTGCGGGAGTGTAAAGTGCTCTCAGCAAAAACCCACCGCAGTGTAAGCCGCATCACTGGCGACGTTGTGAGTGAGGAGCAGCTTCTATTACAAAGCTTGCTCCCCATGTCGTCAGAGGAAACAGTGTTGAAGGTGGAGGAGTACCTTGCAGACAAAGCTCACACTGACGCTATG GCGACGATCATCCTCGACCTAAAATCTAAAAAGGGGTCGATTGAAAAGGTGTTGCGGTCACTATTTAGCGACAAGTTGATATGGTTGTATAACTGCGATGGAAAAGCGGGCAAAAGGCCattaacaaaactaaaaacagtGGATCTCACTCTcg cTGCATTTGCAAGTATGCACATTCATAAAACTTCAATTATAAGGCGTTATGTATCTTTAAGTCACAATAGATATAAGCATTTTAGGCGCTATATGGAAAATGCTCTTACTGAAAAg ATGCCCGAACGTGCTGAGGTGCAAGCGCAAAGCCAATCGTTGCGGGAATGTAAGGTGCCCACAGTAAAAACCCACCGCAGTGTAAGCCGCATCACTGGCGACGTGTTGGGTGAGAAGCAGCTTAATGTGGAAAATGCTCTTACCGAAAag atgCCCGAACGAGCTGAGGTGCAAGCGCAAAGCCAATTGTTGCGGGAATGTAAGGTGCCCTCAGTAACAACCCACTGCAGTGTAAGCCGCATCACTGGCGACGTGTTGGGTGAGGAGCAGCTTAATGTGGAAAATGCTCTTACTGAAAag aTGCCCGAACGTGCTGAGGTGCAAGCGCAAAGCCAATTGTTGCGGGAATGTAAGGTGCCCTCAGAAAAAACCCACCGCAGTGTAAACCGCATCACTGACGACGTGGTGAGTGAGCAGCAGCTTCTATTACAAAGCTTGCTCCCCATGTCGTCAGAGGAAACAGTGTTGAAGGTGGAGGAGTACCTTGCAGACAAAGCTCACGCTGACGCTATG ACGGCGATCATCCTCGACCTAAAATCTACCAAGGGGTCGATTGAAATGGTGTTGCGGACACTATTTACCGACGAGTTGATGTGGTTGTATAACTGCGATGGAAAGGCGGGCAAAAGGgcattaacaaaattaaaaacagtggATCTCACTCTcg cCGCATTTGCAAGTATGGAcattaataaaactaaagttATAAGGCGTTATGTAAATTTAAGTCACAATAGATATAAACATATTAGGCGTAGTATAAGACGTAGTAATGTTTTTTATGATTTGTCTGATTAA
- the LOC126753609 gene encoding uncharacterized protein LOC126753609 isoform X10: protein MSCFCIDEPHSQLMATQLEPNKNANTAMVLQKILETLGRVESRQGEMIKRLSAVENALTEKMPERAEVQAQSQLLRECKVLSAKTHRSVSRITGDVVSEEQLLLQSLLPMSSEETVLKVEEYLADKAHTDAMATIILDLKSKKGSIEKVLRSLFSDKLIWLYNCDGKAGKRPLTKLKTVDLTLAAFASMHIHKTSIIRRYVSLSHNRYKHFRRYMENALTEKMPERAEVQAQSQSLRECKVPTVKTHRSVSRITGDVLGEKQLNVENALTEKMPERAEVQAQSQLLRECKVPSVKTHRSVSRITGDVLGEEQLNVENALTEKMPERAEVQAQSQLLRECKVPSVKTHRSVSRITGDVLGEKQLNVENTLTEKMPERAEVQAQSQLLRECKVPSVTTHCSVSRITGDVLGEEQLNVENALTEKMPERAEVQAQSQLLRECKVPSEKTHRSVNRITDDVVSEQQLLLQSLLPMSSEETVLKVEEYLADKAHADAMTAIILDLKSTKGSIEMVLRTLFTDELMWLYNCDGKAGKRALTKLKTVDLTLAAFASMDINKTKVIRRYVNLSHNRYKHIRRSIRRSNVFYDLSD, encoded by the exons ATGAGCTGTTTTTGCATCGACGAACCCCATTCTCAGCTTATGGCTACACAACTCGAAcccaataaaaatgcaaatactgCGATGGtactgcaaaaaattttggagaCCCTTGGTAGGGTGGAATCTCGGCAAGGGGAAATGATAAAACGACTTTCAGCTGTGGAAAACGCTCTTACTGAAAag atgCCCGAACGTGCTGAGGTGCAAGCGCAAAGCCAATTGTTGCGGGAGTGTAAAGTGCTCTCAGCAAAAACCCACCGCAGTGTAAGCCGCATCACTGGCGACGTTGTGAGTGAGGAGCAGCTTCTATTACAAAGCTTGCTCCCCATGTCGTCAGAGGAAACAGTGTTGAAGGTGGAGGAGTACCTTGCAGACAAAGCTCACACTGACGCTATG GCGACGATCATCCTCGACCTAAAATCTAAAAAGGGGTCGATTGAAAAGGTGTTGCGGTCACTATTTAGCGACAAGTTGATATGGTTGTATAACTGCGATGGAAAAGCGGGCAAAAGGCCattaacaaaactaaaaacagtGGATCTCACTCTcg cTGCATTTGCAAGTATGCACATTCATAAAACTTCAATTATAAGGCGTTATGTATCTTTAAGTCACAATAGATATAAGCATTTTAGGCGCTATATGGAAAATGCTCTTACTGAAAAg ATGCCCGAACGTGCTGAGGTGCAAGCGCAAAGCCAATCGTTGCGGGAATGTAAGGTGCCCACAGTAAAAACCCACCGCAGTGTAAGCCGCATCACTGGCGACGTGTTGGGTGAGAAGCAGCTTAATGTGGAAAATGCTCTTACCGAAAag ATGCCCGAACGTGCTGAGGTGCAAGCGCAAAGCCAATTGTTACGGGAATGTAAGGTGCCCTCAGTAAAAACCCACCGCAGTGTAAGCCGCATCACTGGCGACGTGTTGGGTGAGGAGCAGCTTAATGTGGAAAATGCTCTTACTGAAAag ATGCCCGAACGTGCTGAGGTACAAGCGCAAAGCCAATTGTTACGGGAATGTAAGGTGCCCTCAGTAAAAACCCACCGCAGTGTAAGCCGCATCACTGGCGACGTGTTGGGTGAGAAGCAGCTTAATGTGGAAAATACTCTTACCGAAAag atgCCCGAACGAGCTGAGGTGCAAGCGCAAAGCCAATTGTTGCGGGAATGTAAGGTGCCCTCAGTAACAACCCACTGCAGTGTAAGCCGCATCACTGGCGACGTGTTGGGTGAGGAGCAGCTTAATGTGGAAAATGCTCTTACTGAAAag aTGCCCGAACGTGCTGAGGTGCAAGCGCAAAGCCAATTGTTGCGGGAATGTAAGGTGCCCTCAGAAAAAACCCACCGCAGTGTAAACCGCATCACTGACGACGTGGTGAGTGAGCAGCAGCTTCTATTACAAAGCTTGCTCCCCATGTCGTCAGAGGAAACAGTGTTGAAGGTGGAGGAGTACCTTGCAGACAAAGCTCACGCTGACGCTATG ACGGCGATCATCCTCGACCTAAAATCTACCAAGGGGTCGATTGAAATGGTGTTGCGGACACTATTTACCGACGAGTTGATGTGGTTGTATAACTGCGATGGAAAGGCGGGCAAAAGGgcattaacaaaattaaaaacagtggATCTCACTCTcg cCGCATTTGCAAGTATGGAcattaataaaactaaagttATAAGGCGTTATGTAAATTTAAGTCACAATAGATATAAACATATTAGGCGTAGTATAAGACGTAGTAATGTTTTTTATGATTTGTCTGATTAA
- the LOC126753609 gene encoding uncharacterized protein LOC126753609 isoform X8, which translates to MNKRTFSNLLSKEKASFNASVAKFRKLNEFSNISKSDPSRRAVSKFLFCDVPDNSKETLSNFEIEDELEYGSDQEFLAESPSSDPIDAKQRDGEEMSCFCIDEPHSQLMATQLEPNKNANTAMVLQKILETLGRVESRQGEMIKRLSAVENALTEKMPERAEVQAQSQLLRECKVLSAKTHRSVSRITGDVVSEEQLLLQSLLPMSSEETVLKVEEYLADKAHTDAMATIILDLKSKKGSIEKVLRSLFSDKLIWLYNCDGKAGKRPLTKLKTVDLTLAAFASMHIHKTSIIRRYVSLSHNRYKHFRRYMENALTEKMPERAEVQAQSQSLRECKVPTVKTHRSVSRITGDVLGEKQLNVENALTEKMPERAEVQAQSQLLRECKVPSVKTHRSVSRITGDVLGEKQLNVENTLTEKMPERAEVQAQSQLLRECKVPSVTTHCSVSRITGDVLGEEQLNVENALTEKMPERAEVQAQSQLLRECKVPSEKTHRSVNRITDDVVSEQQLLLQSLLPMSSEETVLKVEEYLADKAHADAMTAIILDLKSTKGSIEMVLRTLFTDELMWLYNCDGKAGKRALTKLKTVDLTLAAFASMDINKTKVIRRYVNLSHNRYKHIRRSIRRSNVFYDLSD; encoded by the exons atgAACAAAAGGACATTTTCAAACCTTTTGAGTAAGGAGAAGGCAAGTTTTAATGCTTCAGTTGCGAAGTTTCGCAAACTCAATGAATTtagtaatatttcaaaaagcgATCCAAGCCGGAGAGCGGTTTCTAAATTCTTATTCTGTGATGTACCAGATAATTCTAAAGAAactttaagtaattttgaaattgaagatGAATTGGAGTATGGTAGTGATCAGGAATTTTTGGCGGAATCCCCCTCCTCGGATCCTATTGATGCCAAACAGCGAGATG GAGAAGAAATGAGCTGTTTTTGCATCGACGAACCCCATTCTCAGCTTATGGCTACACAACTCGAAcccaataaaaatgcaaatactgCGATGGtactgcaaaaaattttggagaCCCTTGGTAGGGTGGAATCTCGGCAAGGGGAAATGATAAAACGACTTTCAGCTGTGGAAAACGCTCTTACTGAAAag atgCCCGAACGTGCTGAGGTGCAAGCGCAAAGCCAATTGTTGCGGGAGTGTAAAGTGCTCTCAGCAAAAACCCACCGCAGTGTAAGCCGCATCACTGGCGACGTTGTGAGTGAGGAGCAGCTTCTATTACAAAGCTTGCTCCCCATGTCGTCAGAGGAAACAGTGTTGAAGGTGGAGGAGTACCTTGCAGACAAAGCTCACACTGACGCTATG GCGACGATCATCCTCGACCTAAAATCTAAAAAGGGGTCGATTGAAAAGGTGTTGCGGTCACTATTTAGCGACAAGTTGATATGGTTGTATAACTGCGATGGAAAAGCGGGCAAAAGGCCattaacaaaactaaaaacagtGGATCTCACTCTcg cTGCATTTGCAAGTATGCACATTCATAAAACTTCAATTATAAGGCGTTATGTATCTTTAAGTCACAATAGATATAAGCATTTTAGGCGCTATATGGAAAATGCTCTTACTGAAAAg ATGCCCGAACGTGCTGAGGTGCAAGCGCAAAGCCAATCGTTGCGGGAATGTAAGGTGCCCACAGTAAAAACCCACCGCAGTGTAAGCCGCATCACTGGCGACGTGTTGGGTGAGAAGCAGCTTAATGTGGAAAATGCTCTTACCGAAAag ATGCCCGAACGTGCTGAGGTGCAAGCGCAAAGCCAATTGTTACGGGAATGTAAG GTGCCCTCAGTAAAAACCCACCGCAGTGTAAGCCGCATCACTGGCGACGTGTTGGGTGAGAAGCAGCTTAATGTGGAAAATACTCTTACCGAAAag atgCCCGAACGAGCTGAGGTGCAAGCGCAAAGCCAATTGTTGCGGGAATGTAAGGTGCCCTCAGTAACAACCCACTGCAGTGTAAGCCGCATCACTGGCGACGTGTTGGGTGAGGAGCAGCTTAATGTGGAAAATGCTCTTACTGAAAag aTGCCCGAACGTGCTGAGGTGCAAGCGCAAAGCCAATTGTTGCGGGAATGTAAGGTGCCCTCAGAAAAAACCCACCGCAGTGTAAACCGCATCACTGACGACGTGGTGAGTGAGCAGCAGCTTCTATTACAAAGCTTGCTCCCCATGTCGTCAGAGGAAACAGTGTTGAAGGTGGAGGAGTACCTTGCAGACAAAGCTCACGCTGACGCTATG ACGGCGATCATCCTCGACCTAAAATCTACCAAGGGGTCGATTGAAATGGTGTTGCGGACACTATTTACCGACGAGTTGATGTGGTTGTATAACTGCGATGGAAAGGCGGGCAAAAGGgcattaacaaaattaaaaacagtggATCTCACTCTcg cCGCATTTGCAAGTATGGAcattaataaaactaaagttATAAGGCGTTATGTAAATTTAAGTCACAATAGATATAAACATATTAGGCGTAGTATAAGACGTAGTAATGTTTTTTATGATTTGTCTGATTAA